The DNA window TCGGTTAACAACGCCTGCAAGTACTTAGATGCTCATCCGAAGGAAGAATCTTTAGAGTAAAGTGAATATATAAAGTGGAATTGGGTGGCAAGCCCCAGCCACATCTCGGCACATGAGTCCTTTGGTACGGCTGCTCCCTTCCAGGCCTGACCGGATTTCCAAAATATCATTGCGAGAGAACCAAGGCTCACCATAGAAACCGTCTTGAATACAAGACGGCGTGGAGTATGCCGATTTCTGCGTTTACTTGCAACCGCTTCAAACTAATTTATGTAAATTTTAATTCCGCTAGTGTATTCGCAACGTTAGCTGTTGCTAGTCCACTCTCGTCCGCTTCAACGAAAATCGTGCGCAAGGTTTCACCGATCTGGTTTAGATGATCGCGTACCTTTTCGGCACTGCTGTCAGAATTTTGATGGTAAATATCAATGATACCCCCCGCATTGATAACGTAATCTGGCGCATACAAGATACCTTGTTTTGCTAATTTTTCGCCAATTTCATTTGATGCAAGCTGGTTATTAGCAGCGCCCGCTATGACTCGCGCTTTTATTTGATCAATATTCTGATAATTAATTGCATTACCCAAGGCACATGGCGAAAACACATCCACATCTAGGCCATCAATATCAGCGACATTCACCTCTGTGGCGCCAAACTCAGCTACAGCTTTATTGACGCCATCAGGGAATATGTCTGCAACGTACAGCTTTGCGCCTTCTTTGTATAAATGTTCAGCCAATCTAATGCCAACATGACCCACCCCTTTTATCGCAACTTTTTTACCCCGTAAGTCAGACTGAAAAGCATGTTTAACTGCGGCTTTAATACCTACAAACACGCCATAAGCTGTCGCTGGAGCAGGATTACCATCTGCAATACTCCCATCAAAACTGTATTTAGAGGATATACCGCTCACATATTTTGTATTTTCAGACATCAACACTATGTCCGACACAGCAATGCCGGAGTCTTCGGCGGTGATGTACTTACCTTTTAAAGTGTCAACAAAGCGGCCCATTTCACGCATCATCTCCGGCGTTTTATCTCTTCGAGGATCACCAAAAATTACGGCTTTACCGCCGCCTTGAGCCAAACCAGCCATCGCCGCTTTGTAAGTCATTCCCCTCGACAAACGCAGTACGTCAGTTAATGCTTCTTCTGAGTTAGCGTAATTGTACATTCTGCATCCTCCCAATCCGGGACCTAGATTAGTATTATGCACGGCTATAATGGCCTTTAAACCTGTTGCTTTGTCATGGTAGAACGAAACTTGTTCGTGGTCGGCAAACTCTCGGTGGTCGAAAACTGACATAAGTACCTTATTGTTGAAATTGTTATTATTAATTGCTGCTATTTTCAATCTGAATTTTACTGACAATGCATTATTTTAATCGCATTTACGGTGGCACGATTGTAGCCGATGAATTAGAGGACGTATCTTGCGATTTACAGGAAAGTAGAAAAAAGTTGTTAACTAAATGTATTTATTATTTTCTTTTTCTAGGATATCTATCCTATAATGGGCGAGACTTAAGTGATACATCTCACACAACGGAATAAAAATGAAGTTAGACAAGTTTGATCGTGAAATTCTAAGAGTAATGCAAAGAGACGCGACAGTTTCCATGGCTGAGCTTAGTCAGTATGTTGGTTTGTCGCACACACCTTGTTGGCGCAGAGTAAAAAGAATGGAGGCCGACGGCGTTATTCGTCAAAAGGTTACACTATTAGATAGTAAAAAACTCAACCTCGGTGTTTCAGTTTTTATTTACGTGACGCTCAAAAACCACGATGGTGATTCGCTGGTTGATTTTGAAAAAGCCGTGCAAGAAATTGTAGAAATAGTCGAATGCCACACCACTAGTGGAGAAAAAGACTATTTGCTGAAAGTCATTGTTGAAAGTATTGAAGAATACGAGCAGCTACTCAAGAACAAGCTAACTCACTTGCCTCTAGTCGATCACTTAAGCTCTACTTTTGCGCTCAAGCAGGTTAAGAATACGACAGAGCTACCTATTAAAAATATATAGACTCTGTCGTAATAAAGTTAGCCAGCGTCAGTTTGAGCTTCAGGCTTTGCTTTTTGAAAAGCCTCTAACTCATTGCAGTTGTCATAAATTTTCTGAATAAGCGGAAAGCGCTGCATATCAACTTTAAACCGCAGCGCATTATACACCTGCGAAACAAGACAAACATCCGCTAAAGTTACGTCATAACCATAGCAGTATTTACCTGAACGCGTTGCTAGCCTCTTCTCTAAAGCGGTGAATCCCTGTGTTATCCACTTGCTACACCAAGCTTGGGTTTGCTCGCTGCTTGCTGAAAAGTCAGACTTGAGACCTTCCAAAATACGCAAATTGGTAACCGGTTGAATATCACAGGCAATGTCCTGAGCTAATGCTCGTACTCTTGCCTTATCTAAGGTATGAGACGGCAACAATGCAGGCGTATTCGGATATTTATCATCCAAATATTCCATAATTGCTAATGATTGATTGAGAACAATATCTTCATCTTCATCAACGAAAGTAGGCACTAGCATAGATGGGTTCATACTGCTGTAAGCTGCACTTCTCTGTTCACCGCCATCTTTGACTAAATGCACAGGCACATAATCAAAATCAATCTGTTTCAGATGCATCGCTATTCTAACGCGATAAGAGGCTGACGATCGCCAATAACCATATAATTTAAGACTCATTATTCATCCTTTTCCGCTTCTATGTTACGGCGTATTTATTATACCGCAGACTTTTTGATGACTTGGTCGATAGCACCAAAAATACTCTGACCCTCACGGTCAAACATTTCAATACGAATAGAGTCCTCAAAGGCCATAAACGGAGTAGACGGCTTGCCATCACGGATTGTTTCTATCATTCGAACTTCGGCAATACATGAATAGCCGACGCCCCCTTCAGCAATAGAAGAACCGTGATCGGTACCCTGTTTATTTGAGACCGTACCGGACCCAATAATCGCACCAGCGCCTAAATTGCGAGACTTAGCTGCATGCGCAACCAGCTGAGCAAAATCAAATGTCATATCCTCACCCGCTTCAGGTTTACCAAATAATGCACCGTTATAATGCGAAACCAGTGGAAGATGGACTTTGTTTCCAGACCAAGCAGTAGTGAGCTCATCAGGCGTTACCGCAACAGGCGAAAATACTGATGAAGGTTTTGATTGAAAGAACCCAAAGCCCTTAGCTAGTTCACCTGGAATTAATCCACGTAATGAAACATCGTTAACTAGCATAAGTAATTTAATATGCTGCCCGGCACTTTCAGGAGCAACACCCATTGGCACGTCGTCAGTAATGACTGCTACTTCACCCTCAAAATCTATTCCCCACTCGTCTGAGGGAAGCTTTACATCGTCACGCGGCCCGATGAAGTCATCAGAACCACCTTGATACATTAAGGGATCTGTCCAGAACGACGCTGGAATTTCGGCACCACGTGCTTTTCGAACAAGCTCAACGTGATTGACGTAGGCACTGCCATCGGCCCACTGATAAGCTCGTGGTAATGGACTTTCACAAAGGGCTTCATCAAAATTTTCAGCGTTCGCGCTATCGTTATTAAGTGAATCGTAACGCGCTTTCAATACAGGCTCAATTTCCCGCCAATTATCCAACGCCTGCTGCATTGTTGCAGCCACATCAGCAACTTCAATTGCTTTTGTTAAGTCGCGGTTCACGAGCATCAACTTGCCATCACGCGTATTGTTTTTATAAGTCGCTAATTTCATTCATTCAACCTTAAGTTTATTTCATCATTTATTGAAAAGCATGATACGAAGATACGCTAAAAGCACTGCGTGTCCGAGCTTCGTTTTCACATTGCTTACTGGTTTGGCGTATTATAACGCTGAAAGGAAAATGAGACACCTCGAAGATTGGGATTGCCTGTCAAAATGAGGACAAAAAAAAGCCCCGTAATAAGGGGCTAGAGAGCATATAACGTAACTAATACTTTACAGTTGCTTTACTGATGCCATATTCACGAAGTTTATTCGCAATCGCTGTATGACTCAAACCAAGTTTGCGCGCTAACTGTCGGGTGCTTGGATAAGATGGATAAAGGCGTTTAAGCAAATCCTTCTCAAATTTCTTCACTTCATGTTCTAAGGTACCTTCAAAATTTTCGTCGATATAATTTACTGTCGTACTGCAGCTTGGAAGTTGAATTGCCTCTTTAGTAATTTCATTCCCGTCCATCAACGCTATCGCTCTATACAGTGCATTTTTAAGTTGACGCACATTGCCCGGCCAAGGATAAGCTTGCAGGTAATCAACACAGGACTTACTGAGTTTCGGTGAACGAATGCCCAATTTGTTACTGTGTTGGCGAACAATATTTTCCGCTAAAGGAATTACGTCGGCCTTGCGCTCACGTAAAGGGGGCAGCACCAGTGCAAGCACGTTCAAGCGATAATATAAATCTTCTCTAAAGGTACCAATTTCAACTGATTCAGAAAGATCTTTGCAGGTCGTACAAATGATTCTAAGGTCTACTTTTACAGTTTCAGTTTGGCCAGCTTTTCGGTAATGACCGTCTTCAATAACCCGCAACAACTTAGACTGCAGCTGCTGTGACATTTCAGAAATTTCATCTAATACCAGTGTGCCACCCGATGACAATTCAATTAGGCCGGGCTTACTGTCCGAACCGTTAAATTGCCCATGTTCAATACCAAACAATTCTGTTTCTGCTACGTCATCAGGTAAAGAGGCACAATTCAGGATCTGATATGCACCTTCGGCTCTGGGGCTGCTGTCGTGGCACGCTCTCGCGATACTTTGCTTACCAGTACCCGATTCACCGTATATCAACATGTGCCCGTCTAATTCCGACATACGTTTAGCGTCACGTACGACTTTTTTCATTGCTGCACTTGTCGCTTGAAAGCTGTCAAAACAGTTAGATGTTGTTTTGTTAAAAACGTTGAGCTGTTGGCCAAGTCGAGATTCAGACTTGAGGATCACAACAGCGCCAGCCAAAACCGTTTTATCATTGTCAGGCACATCTACCGGCAGAATATCCGCTATATAGTCCTGCTCAATAAATTTGACGCGATGAGTTTGGGCGTAAATTTCTTTACCTTCTAACCATTTAGTAATGTTAAAGCCGGAGAGAACTTCATCAATATTCAACTGCAATATCTGCTCTGCTTGCAATTCTAAGCCACTCGCGACAGATTCATTGAACAGAATTATTTTTCCTGATGTATCGGTAGAGAAACAAGGATCTGGAAGCGTTTGAAGTAACGCTCGCAGCTGATTCCGCTCTCGCTGAATTGGCATAAAAGGTGTGGTTTTAACGTCCGTTATACCTTCTATTCTTCTGATCTTCGGCATTAGGTGCTGAAAATTTTCGAACTCGATCGTCGGAAAGTCGAGAAATATTTTTCCCGTCTCGTCTATTTCAATTCCGCGCAGGTCGATGTCATATTCCGTGAGAATATCCAGAACATCTTGCGTAATTCCAAGTCTATCTTGACAGTTTATTTCCAATCGCATGAGTTTGTCGTATCCGAAAAGTCACCACAAGGTGATTAAAGTCATATGGTTAATAGAATATACGTCTTTCTCTCGACCTAGATCATTATCGAGACTGCACGCTGGGCAGTTCTGTTACATAAAATAACAGACAGGTCTAGCGTGCAATTAATTTCAGATTAGCTGGCTAGCTTATTCTTTGGTGGGAATTTAGGTTCGTATAAACCCAGTTTTTTGGCTTCTTCTACCAGCGCCATAATATCCATTTGAGCGATATCGAACAAATTGTCAAAGTCTTCAAGCACATAATAAAGCGGCTGCATAATATCGATTCGATATGGCGTTCTCAACACGTCTATAGGTTTGAGATCGTAGCGCTCTGGAGTTTCACTGTCCAATGCATAGTGAGTTTCACCAGGAGACGATAATATTCCACCGCCATAAATACGCAACCCTTCGCTGGTTTTGAGCAGGCCAAACTCGACAGTAAACCAGTATAATCTGGCCAGATAGCCTCTGTCCTCTTTACTTGCAGCCAAGCCTAACTTCCCGTAGGTATGCGTAAAGTGGGCAAACGCTGGGTTGGTTAGTAGTGGACAGTGACCAAATATTTCGTGAAAAACATCAGGCTCTTGCAGGTAATCAAACTCTTCTTTGCTTCGAATAAAGGTTGCAACGGGAAACTGTTTATTAGCTAATAAGGTAAAAAAGTCGGTAAAATTGATGAGCGCAGGTACTTCGGCAGTTTTCCACCCAGTTTCACGCATGAGCACTTCGTCAATATCTTTTAGCTGCGGAATGCGGTCTTGCGTTAGTTTAAGAAGCTCAAGTCCCTGCATATATTGTTCGCAGGCTCTGCCGGGTAACAAAGCAGCCTGTCGTTCATATAGCTCTTGCCAAATCTGGTTTTCTTCAGGCGACCAGTGAATGATACCATTTTCGTCAGATTGACGAGAAACATACTGCGTTTTCTTTGGCGGTGCACTTAACATAACAATTCATCATTTAGTTAATTTCAATGCGCTGATGTTAACTAATTTTTGACAAATAATAATGATCTCAGCTTTTACTTCGATATGATAAAAACATCATTTTGTAATTATAAGTTTACGAAAGTAGCTTTCAATCCCTTTAAAAACAAAAAATGCCACACAATGTGTGGCAAAAAAGAGGGGGGTGAACAATCTAGTGTTTTTACTTTAGTTATTCTTAGATTAGAGAGTTAAAGTCGACTAATCTCACGATTCAATTCGAACTCTTTTGAAGTAACGTAACCTTCTAATCTACGCAGTTTAAGTTCTGCAACTCTAAATCTTTCTTGAATATCAAAAAATGCTTCTCTAGGCGGCTCTCCTGCTTGCCAAACACGCGATTTTACTTCTATTTTGCGCTCCTCGTTTGTATCAGCAGAACTTTCCGCGTGATTTGATTTACGCCAAACTTTGTTGGCAAATCCGGCCTTAACTGCGTTAACGTCATCGCCAAATCTATCTGCACCTGAAGCATAATGTTCACCTGCTGGCTTTTTATCCAAAATAAACCAAGCTGCAACGTACGTAACTAAAATGAATGGGCCGGCTAGCAAG is part of the Glaciecola nitratireducens FR1064 genome and encodes:
- the tyrR gene encoding transcriptional regulator TyrR encodes the protein MRLEINCQDRLGITQDVLDILTEYDIDLRGIEIDETGKIFLDFPTIEFENFQHLMPKIRRIEGITDVKTTPFMPIQRERNQLRALLQTLPDPCFSTDTSGKIILFNESVASGLELQAEQILQLNIDEVLSGFNITKWLEGKEIYAQTHRVKFIEQDYIADILPVDVPDNDKTVLAGAVVILKSESRLGQQLNVFNKTTSNCFDSFQATSAAMKKVVRDAKRMSELDGHMLIYGESGTGKQSIARACHDSSPRAEGAYQILNCASLPDDVAETELFGIEHGQFNGSDSKPGLIELSSGGTLVLDEISEMSQQLQSKLLRVIEDGHYRKAGQTETVKVDLRIICTTCKDLSESVEIGTFREDLYYRLNVLALVLPPLRERKADVIPLAENIVRQHSNKLGIRSPKLSKSCVDYLQAYPWPGNVRQLKNALYRAIALMDGNEITKEAIQLPSCSTTVNYIDENFEGTLEHEVKKFEKDLLKRLYPSYPSTRQLARKLGLSHTAIANKLREYGISKATVKY
- the phhA gene encoding phenylalanine 4-monooxygenase yields the protein MLSAPPKKTQYVSRQSDENGIIHWSPEENQIWQELYERQAALLPGRACEQYMQGLELLKLTQDRIPQLKDIDEVLMRETGWKTAEVPALINFTDFFTLLANKQFPVATFIRSKEEFDYLQEPDVFHEIFGHCPLLTNPAFAHFTHTYGKLGLAASKEDRGYLARLYWFTVEFGLLKTSEGLRIYGGGILSSPGETHYALDSETPERYDLKPIDVLRTPYRIDIMQPLYYVLEDFDNLFDIAQMDIMALVEEAKKLGLYEPKFPPKNKLAS
- a CDS encoding fumarylacetoacetate hydrolase family protein; translated protein: MKLATYKNNTRDGKLMLVNRDLTKAIEVADVAATMQQALDNWREIEPVLKARYDSLNNDSANAENFDEALCESPLPRAYQWADGSAYVNHVELVRKARGAEIPASFWTDPLMYQGGSDDFIGPRDDVKLPSDEWGIDFEGEVAVITDDVPMGVAPESAGQHIKLLMLVNDVSLRGLIPGELAKGFGFFQSKPSSVFSPVAVTPDELTTAWSGNKVHLPLVSHYNGALFGKPEAGEDMTFDFAQLVAHAAKSRNLGAGAIIGSGTVSNKQGTDHGSSIAEGGVGYSCIAEVRMIETIRDGKPSTPFMAFEDSIRIEMFDREGQSIFGAIDQVIKKSAV
- a CDS encoding Lrp/AsnC family transcriptional regulator, with the protein product MKLDKFDREILRVMQRDATVSMAELSQYVGLSHTPCWRRVKRMEADGVIRQKVTLLDSKKLNLGVSVFIYVTLKNHDGDSLVDFEKAVQEIVEIVECHTTSGEKDYLLKVIVESIEEYEQLLKNKLTHLPLVDHLSSTFALKQVKNTTELPIKNI
- the maiA gene encoding maleylacetoacetate isomerase — protein: MSLKLYGYWRSSASYRVRIAMHLKQIDFDYVPVHLVKDGGEQRSAAYSSMNPSMLVPTFVDEDEDIVLNQSLAIMEYLDDKYPNTPALLPSHTLDKARVRALAQDIACDIQPVTNLRILEGLKSDFSASSEQTQAWCSKWITQGFTALEKRLATRSGKYCYGYDVTLADVCLVSQVYNALRFKVDMQRFPLIQKIYDNCNELEAFQKAKPEAQTDAG
- the pspC gene encoding envelope stress response membrane protein PspC, yielding MKTGTSLYRDPKNGKIAGVCAGVADYFNLETWFVRILTVTAFFLLAGPFILVTYVAAWFILDKKPAGEHYASGADRFGDDVNAVKAGFANKVWRKSNHAESSADTNEERKIEVKSRVWQAGEPPREAFFDIQERFRVAELKLRRLEGYVTSKEFELNREISRL
- a CDS encoding Glu/Leu/Phe/Val family dehydrogenase; amino-acid sequence: MSVFDHREFADHEQVSFYHDKATGLKAIIAVHNTNLGPGLGGCRMYNYANSEEALTDVLRLSRGMTYKAAMAGLAQGGGKAVIFGDPRRDKTPEMMREMGRFVDTLKGKYITAEDSGIAVSDIVLMSENTKYVSGISSKYSFDGSIADGNPAPATAYGVFVGIKAAVKHAFQSDLRGKKVAIKGVGHVGIRLAEHLYKEGAKLYVADIFPDGVNKAVAEFGATEVNVADIDGLDVDVFSPCALGNAINYQNIDQIKARVIAGAANNQLASNEIGEKLAKQGILYAPDYVINAGGIIDIYHQNSDSSAEKVRDHLNQIGETLRTIFVEADESGLATANVANTLAELKFT